A DNA window from Macadamia integrifolia cultivar HAES 741 chromosome 4, SCU_Mint_v3, whole genome shotgun sequence contains the following coding sequences:
- the LOC122075302 gene encoding uncharacterized protein LOC122075302 isoform X1, with protein sequence MEVEVSGSKPSSSIDGATKGRRREKMRVKTKDLQDVLEQCQRALELLKNAGDDGVDADGEEEDAGEVTDQDLSSRCGDTETSELCDLLKSRVESPNFLQKLENVQVSVPQNMAEEGSSWDMVSANDLWDGANLESDIETDPEGYVLVGQDDIVDGIASFMAAYLLSLKETKDLTPNQLQEALSKTFSVKKTKGKLRRAWDGSKVLYNVASWSATAIGIYQNPALFRAASAAFRTSCRVISRLL encoded by the exons ATGGAGGTTGAGGTTTCTGGTTCAAAGCCGTCGTCGTCCATCGATGGTGCTacaaaagggagaagaagggagaagatgcGTGTCAAGACCAAAGACTTGCAGGATGTGCTTGAGCAATGCCAGAGAGCTCTTGAATTGCTAAAGAACGCTGGTGACGATGGCGTCGACGCTGATGGGGAGGAGGAAGATGCGGGGGAGGTGACTGATCAGGATTTATCGTCTCGGTGTGGTGATACTGAGACTTCTGAG TTGTGTGATCTTTTGAAATCTAGAGTTGAATCACCTAACTTCCTTCAGAAGCTAGAGAATGTCCAGGTGTCAGTACCACAAAATATGGCAG AAGAAGGTAGCTCTTGGGACATGGTCAGTGCAAATGATTTATGGGATGGTGCAAATTTGGAATCTGATATTGAGACGGACCCAGAAGGTTATGTTCTAGTTGGACAAGATGATATAGTGGATGGCATTGCATCTTTCATGGCTGCGTATTTGCTATCTCTAAAGGAAACAAAA GATTTAACTCCAAATCAACTCCAAGAAG CTCTCAGCAAAACATTCTCTGTAAAAAAGACAAAAGGAAAACTCAGAAGGGCATGGGATGGAAGCAAAGTTCTTTATAATGTGGCATCCTGGAGTGCAACCGCCATTGG GATATACCAAAACCCAGCACTATTTAGGGCGGCTTCTGCGGCCTTTAGGACTTCGTGCCGTGTTATATCAAGGCTTTTGTGA
- the LOC122075302 gene encoding uncharacterized protein LOC122075302 isoform X2, with protein MEVEVSGSKPSSSIDGATKGRRREKMRVKTKDLQDVLEQCQRALELLKNAGDDGVDADGEEEDAGEVTDQDLSSRCGDTETSELCDLLKSRVESPNFLQKLENVQVSVPQNMAEGSSWDMVSANDLWDGANLESDIETDPEGYVLVGQDDIVDGIASFMAAYLLSLKETKDLTPNQLQEALSKTFSVKKTKGKLRRAWDGSKVLYNVASWSATAIGIYQNPALFRAASAAFRTSCRVISRLL; from the exons ATGGAGGTTGAGGTTTCTGGTTCAAAGCCGTCGTCGTCCATCGATGGTGCTacaaaagggagaagaagggagaagatgcGTGTCAAGACCAAAGACTTGCAGGATGTGCTTGAGCAATGCCAGAGAGCTCTTGAATTGCTAAAGAACGCTGGTGACGATGGCGTCGACGCTGATGGGGAGGAGGAAGATGCGGGGGAGGTGACTGATCAGGATTTATCGTCTCGGTGTGGTGATACTGAGACTTCTGAG TTGTGTGATCTTTTGAAATCTAGAGTTGAATCACCTAACTTCCTTCAGAAGCTAGAGAATGTCCAGGTGTCAGTACCACAAAATATGGCAG AAGGTAGCTCTTGGGACATGGTCAGTGCAAATGATTTATGGGATGGTGCAAATTTGGAATCTGATATTGAGACGGACCCAGAAGGTTATGTTCTAGTTGGACAAGATGATATAGTGGATGGCATTGCATCTTTCATGGCTGCGTATTTGCTATCTCTAAAGGAAACAAAA GATTTAACTCCAAATCAACTCCAAGAAG CTCTCAGCAAAACATTCTCTGTAAAAAAGACAAAAGGAAAACTCAGAAGGGCATGGGATGGAAGCAAAGTTCTTTATAATGTGGCATCCTGGAGTGCAACCGCCATTGG GATATACCAAAACCCAGCACTATTTAGGGCGGCTTCTGCGGCCTTTAGGACTTCGTGCCGTGTTATATCAAGGCTTTTGTGA